A genomic segment from Armatimonadota bacterium encodes:
- a CDS encoding L-lysine 6-transaminase yields MRKYPGALSQQMLEELTHYVIAEPKPFVIDLEKSEGMWLATVDGQRVFDWAGYYASKLIGHNHPRLYEPEYLKKLARAANNKVANPDFLTPECLEYYRLLYEIAPQCMRNPRLEVYAVNSGAEAVENMMKYLINLHHHKLLKKGRLPNPRRFIYFDQAFHGRTVFALNVTQVAHDPIVTKDFHGFIPGNIQVPFPAMDTSLPESENRARTQRSLEIVEDFLQRYQGEVVGIIVEPLQGAGGHRVALPEFFRGLSELAYRYDVYLGFDEVQTAGGQTGAFFACDQFDLPYPPQAVATAKKLGNGVVYMLYPMEDRGVLDSTWGGTLVDMVRFVQEMKIVREERLIEQVPEKASVLVEGLNALAQRYPELVYNVRGLGLYQGFSLRRAEMRQRLMEIALQEEDLLLLGAGTDTIRLRPNLSVTIEDIRLFLQKLERVLQRLQNE; encoded by the coding sequence ATGCGCAAGTACCCGGGAGCCTTGAGCCAGCAGATGCTGGAAGAACTGACGCACTACGTGATTGCCGAGCCGAAGCCTTTCGTGATCGACCTGGAGAAAAGCGAAGGCATGTGGCTGGCGACCGTAGACGGTCAGCGCGTGTTCGACTGGGCAGGCTATTACGCCTCCAAGCTGATCGGGCACAACCACCCGCGCCTGTACGAGCCCGAATACCTGAAGAAGCTCGCTCGCGCCGCCAACAACAAGGTTGCCAATCCCGACTTCCTCACGCCAGAGTGTCTGGAGTACTATCGCCTGCTTTATGAAATCGCCCCCCAGTGTATGCGCAACCCACGTCTGGAGGTGTATGCGGTCAACTCCGGCGCGGAGGCGGTGGAGAACATGATGAAGTACCTTATCAACCTGCACCACCATAAGCTGCTGAAGAAGGGCAGGCTGCCCAACCCCAGGCGGTTCATCTACTTTGACCAGGCGTTTCATGGGCGCACGGTGTTCGCCCTGAATGTGACGCAGGTGGCACACGATCCCATCGTCACGAAAGATTTCCACGGCTTCATCCCGGGCAACATTCAGGTGCCTTTCCCTGCCATGGACACCTCGCTGCCCGAGTCCGAAAACCGCGCTCGTACCCAGCGCAGTTTGGAGATTGTAGAGGACTTTCTGCAGCGGTATCAGGGCGAGGTGGTGGGCATCATCGTGGAGCCTTTGCAGGGGGCAGGGGGTCACCGCGTAGCGTTGCCGGAGTTCTTCCGCGGGCTGAGCGAGCTGGCATACAGGTACGACGTGTATCTGGGTTTCGACGAGGTGCAAACCGCCGGCGGTCAGACAGGGGCCTTCTTCGCCTGTGACCAGTTTGACCTCCCCTATCCCCCGCAGGCGGTAGCGACTGCCAAGAAGCTGGGCAACGGCGTAGTGTACATGCTTTACCCGATGGAGGATCGAGGCGTGCTGGATTCTACCTGGGGTGGCACGCTGGTGGATATGGTGCGCTTCGTGCAGGAGATGAAAATCGTACGTGAGGAGCGACTGATAGAGCAGGTTCCCGAAAAAGCGTCGGTGTTGGTAGAGGGTTTGAACGCACTCGCTCAACGTTATCCGGAGCTGGTCTATAACGTGCGTGGGCTGGGATTATATCAAGGGTTCAGCCTGCGCCGTGCGGAGATGCGCCAGCGACTGATGGAGATAGCCCTGCAGGAAGAGGACCTGCTGCTGCTCGGCGCGGGCACCGACACCATCCGCCTGCGCCCCAACCTGAGCGTGACGATAGAAGACATTCGGCTGTTCCTGCAGAAGCTGGAGCGCGTGTTGCAACGATTGCAGAACGAGTGA